The DNA region ACGTAAGTGTTGATAATATGGGGCTCTATCTGGTTGACGGCAAGAAAGTCCCTAATCCGAGTTACAATAACATCCCCACACGAGACAGCGGTTTTACGTTAGCAACCAATAACGCCATCTATGTAAAAGGTGACTTTAACGCGGACGGCAGCTTTGCCACGGGAACAGAAACGGCTCCCGACAATCCTCTTTCGCCGGAACCACCGGTAGCACTAGCTGCTGATTCTATCACGATCCTATCTGATCAATGGAACTTCGCCAAAAGCAAGAATTCTACAAGTGATCGCCCTGCCGAAGATACTGAAGTTAACACTGCCCTTATCACCGGTATTGCTATTACAAATAAAGGCGGGGATACCAATATGGCCAGTGGCGGTACGCACAATTTCCCCAGATTTTTAGAAAATTGGAGTAACAAAAAATTCCTTTATAGAGGGTCCCTCGTGGCTCTTTTTGAAAGTGAAATTGCGAATCAAACGGTTTCCACCTCCTATTACAGCCCGCCAATACGCCTATGGGGCTTCTACGATCAATTCGCCAAAGGCAATTACCCTCCCGGAACCCCTAATGTCAGATCATTCAGAAGATTGGACTTCCGTTTTATTGACAAAGCGGAATACGATGCCGCCATTCTAAACCTATAGGCTGGCAAAAAATGCTCCGGAAATGATTGAAAAAAACAACCAGGAAATCTTATATTATGCACATGCGCCGATTACCCCTCACCCTTATGGCACTCCTATGTCTGCTCATTCCCTTTTCCCTAACGCAAGCACAACCAAAAGGCAAAAACAACACGGAGCAGCTGACGGTTTATTCGTGGCCGTTAACAAAACGTCCCGCACTCGAAATCTCTGCTCAACAGGAATTTTTTGATGGCCTTGCCTACAGATACTACCTTCTAGAAAACAAAGCGTTTAAACTAATCATTAAAATGCAGTTTCCCCCACGGTGGCACGTTACTACGCCTGCTATGACGGAATCATTTGCGATTACGGAGCAAGGAAACCCAGACAATCGCTTAAGTTTTAGTATCTTTAAACCCGATGAGTTTTTGCCAAACTTTAATCTGAATACCCTTTTAGGCTATATCGAAAGCCTGAAAGCAAAATACGGGCAACGCCTCAAGGTACTCAATCAGAAAACCAATTTCATTCCAGCAAACCAGCCCTTTATTTTAAATGGCAATTATAGGTATATTGAATACCAAGTTAGCCAAGGCTCGAATAAAGAGCCTATGCTCTATCAGGAATTCATTATGTTTCCTGATACAAAGGAACGTTTATTGTTCGTGATCCAACGCTCCGGCCCGGCAAAAAGAGTTGAGCAAACGACACCTCACATCATGAGCTATCTCTATAATACTGAGCTTGTTGAGCCGGAAACGAAGTAAATCGAATAGTCTTTATTCTATATTTTGCACTTGCTCGCGAATGCGCTCGAGCTCATTTTTGGCCTCTACAACAATACGAGAGATGTCTATGTTATTGGCCTTACTTCCAATAGTATTCCACTCACGGTGCAATTCCTGGCAAATGAAATCCATTTTGCGCCCAACTCTGCCTTCATCCTTTTGAATACATTGCAGAAAAGAGTCAATATGGCTGTTTAATCTCGTGATTTCTTCAGAAACGTCACATTTATCGGCGAACAGGGCAATTTCTCGCAAAACACGCTCATCCTCCAAATTAATAGAAAGATTCAATTGCTGCAAACGCGCCATTAATTGTTCGCGGTAACGCTCTATGGTCGGCTTACTCAAGGCCGCGATTTCTTTTGCCCAAGTTGATAATTGGGTCAATCGGCCTGCCATATCATTTGCCAAAACGTTTCCTTCCTCCTGGCGCGTTTCGATAAACGCATCCAATGCCTTTTCTAACAAAACTTCCACTACAGGCGCAACGGTGTCTTCCGGGAGGAGCTTGCTATCTTGGCCACTCATTTTCATGGCATTTAAGACAAGGGTAACATCCGGATTAAACGGTACATCCAGCTTTTCCGACATTTCGCGTAAACCGTTAAAAATCTTACCCACGCCATCTTCATTCCACGTAAAACCCTTTTCGGCATCGATACTCGCGATTTTGACATAAACGTTGATCTTGCCGCGCCCTACACGTTCTTGAATTCTTTTTGTGATATCGCGCTCCATCTTCACCCACTCTTTGGGCAAATAAACACTCACCTCCAAGCTCTTTCGATTCACAGAAGAAATCTCTACGCTCACTTCACTTTCATCGCAATTTCCCACTGCGATACCATATCCTGTCATGCTATTCATTACTTTATATAACCTATTTTATAATTTAAATCACCCCTGCGTGCATTTTACGGACAATAAGGTAAGGTCATCGGCGCGATCCGGTGCCCCTACAAACTCCGCTACTTCTTTTAAAATACCCTGATTGATATTTTTAGCAGATTCCCTCCCTAAGGCCCTGAATACGGCTATTAACCTTTCGGCAGAAAATTCTTCACCTTTATCGTTAATAGCTTCCGTAATCCCGTCTGTATATAACAACAATACATCGTGTTTATGAAACGGTATTATTTTGTCTTCTATTACAGAATCGAATAAATGGCTGGGAACCATTCCCAATGCCATTCCCTCGGAAGAAATCAATTGGATCTCGGTGGCCTTGCCTGCCTCCGCTTGGCTACCCTTTAAGAGCATTGGTAACTCATGTCCCGCGCGGGCTAACATAATCTCTCCTTTTTTAGTATCGATAATCGCATAAACGATCGTAATAAACATGTCTCGCCTCATTTCAGGGAACATCTCTCTATTTATAGCCTTTAACACTTCGGCAGGAGACATATTTCCTCGAGCATAATGCCTCAGATTTGTCTGGCAAATCGCCATGAGGAGTGATGCTGGTATTCCCTTTCCGGATACATCAGCGATTGCCACAGCGATACGACCGTCTGGCAATTTAAAGACATCATACAAATCACCACCCACTTTTTTTGCGGGATGGTAGCACGCATCAACGTCAAAGTGATTATCTTTGGGAAAAGACTGCGGCAATAACATCCCTTGGATATTGCTTGCCAAAGTTATTTCAAAATCCAACTGCTTTTTCTCTAACTGCAGCTCCATCAAATGCAAGTTATGGAGCGCCATACCGGCTTGCTCTGCCAAGGATTGCACGAGGGAAAAATCGGTTTCGTTAAACGCTATGTTATCCGCGGGGTTGGCAACGGCCAATAAACCCAAAACGCTTCCGTGAGATAAAATGGGCACAATAATAATCGAGTGGACGGCAAGCGCGGGATCCTTATGAAAGATGACTCTTGGATCTTTTCTCGCGTTGGCAATCAATATACCCTTCCCGCTTCTGGCGATTCCGCCGATCAAGCCTTCTCCCCATTCGAAGCTTTCGGACTTCAATATCTGTTCTATAAATTTTGCTCGAGTAACTACGGTTTCGTCAGCTGAGGCAATGGGCTTTTGGGGAGGAAACAACCCCTCTACCGCAACACGCTTTAACTGGTTCCCGTTTGATTTTTCATAAACGCACGCACTCAAGGCTCCTGTACTTAGAATCGCGGTATGAACGATATGGTTGTATAAATCATTACGCTCGACCCCCTCACCGATCGCTTCCACCAAACTATGCATGAATTCGATCGATATCTGCTTCTCCTGCAACAATAGCTGCTTTTCTTCATCAATCTTTACAATTTCGCGCCTCGCGGAAATATAAAGAAAGCTGAGCCCTAAAGCGCCTAGGGCAACACCAGCAAGAAAGTACCAAAGCATACTTCATTCATAGTACATTTCTTTCTTTTAATGAAGCTCAAAAAATATTCCCTAAACCCCCTGAAATTAATCCTTTACCACACCCTTTAAAAAAGTGATGACATCTTGAAATTTACTTTCGTTTGAGCCTTGAATAATGACCAAGTTCTCGTGAGCCTTTAAAATGGTTTTAGAGTCAGCCACTTGCTTGTTAGATGTGACTGGTTGTAACTCCTCTGATTTCCCATCATTCGTTATTCCATTATCAATAACTTGCAAAATTTTATCTAACCCTAGGTTATGGACGAGGTCCCAGTTGCGCTTCCCGAGGTGGCAGAGTGCTAAACAAGCCTCTTCGTCTGCTTCTTGAAACTCAAGTGCCACTCCTGTAATTAAGCCTAAAAAGGTACTATCCATCCCCGTACAGTCTTCAAAATCAATGATAATGCGTTGCACACTCTTCATTCGCATGGAATCAAAAAAATCATTCAAGGGGTTGCAATTTAAGTAGGATGCGCGCCCCTTTATTTTGAGGACGACAGGATCGGAACTCGAATCAACAAAATATACGTTTTCTAAATCTGTTTTCATATGTATTCCCCTTAACGGACTTTTCATTGCTTGAGTATGCTACGTAGTACGTATGGCATTATTCCTCCATGCTTATAGTAATCTTTTTCAATATGGGTGTCTATTCTTATAATTAGATTAATAGCATCAATCTTGCCATTCATGTGCCAAATTTCCATCTTAATTTCGTCTCCGGGCTCAAAATCATCGACAAAATCGGGCAATGAGTAAATTTCAGTACCATCTAGCCCCCATGATTCCACGCTTTCACCTTCCTTAAACTGAAGGGGCAATACTCCCATTCCAATTAAATTACTGCGGTGTATACGCTCAAAATTTTTGGCAACAACCACTTTTACGCCCAATAGTAAAGTTCCTTTGGCAGCCCAGTCTCGAGAGCTTCCCATGCCGTAATCATTACCGGAAAGGACGATTAAGGGCACGTTCTCTTTTTTATAAACCATGGCGGCATCATATATGCTCATAAGTTCACCATCCGGCATATGGGTCGTATAACCCCCTTCTTTTCCTTGTGCCATCTGGTTCTTAATGCGTACGTTCCCAAAGGTACCACGAGTCATCACACGGTCATTCCCGCGCCGGGAGCCATAAGAATTAAAATCTTTCTTCTCTACGCCGAGCGACTTTAAATATCTACCCGCTGGACCATCTTCTGCTATTGCGCCTGCCGGCGAGACGTGGTCAGTTGTGACCGAATCACCCAATATTGCCAATGCACGCATGCCATTTATGGGCTTTATGGGCTTGGTATCCATTGAAAAATCGTCAAAATAGGGAGGCTTTTGGATATAAGTGGACTCCGAATCCCAATGATAGCGCGTGGCTCCTCGAATTTTTATGGCATTCCATTCGGGATTGGCTTGATCTATTGCGGATGCTGAGTATTTATCTAAAAACATTTCGGGTTCAAGGCCATGAATAACACATTCATGTATATCTTTATTAGTCGGCCAAAGATCCTGCAAATAAACCTCTTTTCCGTTTTTATCCTTTCCTAGAGGCTCTTTTACAAAATCTATATCCACTTTTCCCGCAAGGGCAAAAGCAACAACCAAAGGAGGCGACATCAAGAAATTAGCCCGAATAGCCGGTTGTATTCTGGCTTCAAAATTACGGTTTCCGCTTAATACACTGGCGCATACCAAGTCTTTTTCTTTGATGGCTTTCTCCACTTCGAGATCCAATGGCCCACTATTACCGATACAAGTCGTACAACCGTAGCCAACTAGGTTAAATCCTAATTTATCCAGGTATTCCTGTAGCCCTGTTTTTGCTAAATAATCCGTAACTACCCGAGAACCCGGAGCTAAACTAGTCTTAACGATAGGGTTTATTTTAAGGCCAAGTTCTACGGCTTTCTTTGCCACTAAACCAGCGGCAACCATGACAGATGGGTTAGAAGTGTTCGTACAACTGGTAATTGCCGCTATGAGGACAGATCCATGCTTAATTTCAAACTTCTCATCGCCATGCTTTTCCAAGGTAATGGAGGCTTTGTCTTTATAAGTTTCCGCCGCTTTACCGTAACCACCCTCTTTTACAGATGAGTGAAATAAATCAGAGAACTTTTCTTTTAATTCCGTTAAATTGATACGGTCTTGAGGACGCTTCGGACCTGCCACACAGGGCACAATTGTGCTTAAATCCAGCTCGATTACTTTGGTGTAATCCACCTCGCCATCACGCGGCATGCCCCAGATTCCCTGAGCCTTGCAATAGTCCTCGACCATCTCCACGTGCGCTTTGGGCCTGCCTGTCATCAATAAATAATCCTTTGTCTTATCATCGATGGGAAATAAGCCTATTGTGGCACCGTACTCCGGAGCCATATTGCCTATTGTAGCACGGTCGGCAACCGTCAAGGAAGCAGCTCCCGCTCCAAAGAATTCTACAAATTTGCCGACTACATTTTCAGTACGCAAGAGTTGTGTGATATTTAACGTCAAATCAGTCGCAGTTACCCCTTCTTTTAAAGCTCCCGTCAGATGCACCCCAATCACTTCCGGAGTCTGAAAATAAACGGGCTGCCCGAGCATACCGGCTTCAGCTTCGATGCCACCGACTCCCCAGCCGACCACGCCCAAGCCATTAATCATGGTCGTGTGCGAGTCCGTACCGACAAGGGTGTCGAGGTAGTACAGCGTCTCGTCATTAATTTTTTTCTCGAAAACCAATTTTGCCAGATATTCCAGGTTCACCTGGTGGCAAATCCCCACTGCGGGCGGCACTACCTGAAAAGTATCAAAGGCTTCCTGCCCCCATTTCAAAAATTCATAACGTTCGCGATTTCGTTCGAATTCCTTTTGCACATTCCCTTTAAAAGCCATCGCAGTGCCGTATTCGTCTACTTGAATGGAGTGGTCTATCACCAGATCCAGCGGCACGAGAGGCTCAATCAATTCAGGGCTTTTACCCACTTCGGCTACCGCATCTCGCATAGCGGCGAGGTCTACGACTAAAGGCACTCCCGTAAAATCTTGTAGTAAAATTCTGGATACAACAAAGGGAATCTCACGACTGGAAGGTTTCTTGGCATTCCAGTTGGCCAACTCCCTTACGTCCTCTTCTCTTATCTTTTTGCCATCACAATTGCGTAAAACAGATTCCAGGACAATCCGGATACTTACAGGCAATCGAGAGATTTTGCCCACACCTGCTGCTTCTAATGCTGGAAGAGAATACAACTTCCCGTTCCTGAATTTCTTTAACGCGTTAAAGGGGTCGTAAGGCTGGCTCATATAATCGCAGTATACCAAGGCCATAAAAAAACTCCAAGTACGAAAAAACGTCCTTGGAGTTTAAAATAATAAGATTAGAAAAAGCTTATGCCGTTGCCGCCATTTCTTCTTCTAATGCCTTACGGACACCATCCATATCAGGATATTGGTTACCGTCTTCTGCGGGCGCTTTCCACATATGTGCGATTTTCCCCTGGCTGTTAATCACAAAAACGGAGCGCCAGCATACCTGCTGAAATCCTTTAAAGTCTTCTGCTAATACCCCATATTGAGGAGCCACTTCACGATTAAAATCGCTTAACAAAGGGAACGTAATGCCTTGATCCTTTGCCCAAGCTTCCAACGTAAAAGGACTATCAACACTGATACCGTACACGGCTGCCCCCATCTTGCGAAACTCATCCCAATGATTTTCCTTCGAAACGGCGCAAAATGTCTTTGTGCAAACAGGCGTAAACGCTAACGGCACAAAAAAGAGCACTGTAGGGCGTTTGCCAAAATTCTCGCTTAACTTGACCATCTGCACATCGCCACCTACGGGCTTTGATCGTAGTGTAAAATCCGGCGCGGGTGATCCAATATTTAATTCTGCTTTCATCAATTGTTCTTTCTGTCTTGAGTTAACTTCTTTTATAAATAAGTAAAACACTTATTGTAGTCATCTACCCCATTTCCGCAAGTTTATTACCATACAAAATCCAGGAAACCCTTTCTCTTAAAGCAAAAACCCCCTATTCTACACAAAAAAACGCGCATAAATATAAGTAACTTTTCAATAAAATTTACTGATTCTCCAAAATTGACCTTCCGGACAAACGTGCCCAAAATGAACAAACTATGAATAAACGTGAAATCGCCCAAATCTTAGACGAAATTGCTGTTCTCCTTGAACTCAAGGGCGAGAATCCTTTCAAAATAAGAGCCTACCAAAATGCAGCCCGCGCCCTAGAAACCTTTCAGGGCAACTTTGAAGAAACGATCAAAAAGGGTCATTTAGAAGATATACCAGGAGTCGGCAAAGCCATTGAAGAAAAGATACTAACCCTTCATAAGACTGGCAAATTAGCCTACTACCAAGAACTTGCTGCGTCTATCCCCGAGGGGTTAATTAAAATGCTTGATATTCCCGGCCTCGGCGGAAAACGAATCAAATTAATACATGACAACCTGGGCATCGAAACCATTGAAGATCTAAAACTCGCGTGCCAAGCGGGTAAAATAGCACAATTACCCGGCATGGGAGCGAAATCCCAAAACAATATTCTTGCCGGCATCGAGCATTTGGTGGCCTACAGCCAGCGCCATCTTTGGTGGGAAGCTTATCATATAGCGGAACCTATTCTGAATGAACTCAAACATCTCCCTGAAACTGTACACGCTGATTTAGCAGGTAGTTTGCGCAGAAGACTCGAAACGATCGGAGATCTTGATTTTGTCGTTGGATCCAAGGATCCACAGGCGATTATGGATTGGTTTACGAAACACCATTCGGTTGAATCCGTTACCGCTAAAGGCGAAACAAAATCAAGTGTCCGCCTCAAAGGAGGCATACAAGCTGACCTACGCGTTGTTGCGCCGGAACAATATTACTTCGCGCTTCATCATTTTACGGGATCAAAGGATCACAATATACAAATGCGCCAACGCGCGCTTCATATGGGCTACAGCCTCAGCGAATGGGGTCTAAAGGCCGAGAAAGATGATCATAAAGACATCAACCACGTTAAAGGGGAAGCAGAGCTATTCAAAGCGCTCAAACTGTCATACATCCCGCCGGAACTACGCGAAGGGCTTGACGAGCTCGACCTTGCCGCAAAAGACAAAATCCCACACTTGGTTCAAGAAAGCGATATACGCGGGGTCTTTCATAACCATACCGTAGCCTCCGATGGTGTCCATACCCTGGAACAAATGGCAGAGACGGCCGACTCCTACGAGTGGGAATACCTCGGCATCGCAGACCATTCTAAATCAAGTCGGCAGACAAATGGATTAGATGAAGAGCGTCTATTGGCCCAAATCGCTGAAATCAGAACATTGAATAAATCCAAGCGCTTTAACACACATATTTTCGCGGGCACAGAGTGTGATATCCTTCCTGATGGCTCGCTGGATTTTGAGGACGCTATTTTAAAAGAACTCGATTACGTAGTCGTTTCCATCCACTCCAATTTCAATATGGATGAAGATGCGATGACCAAACGGATTATCAAAGCCATCGAACATCCCTATACGAGCATATTGGCTCACCCAACCGGTCGATTGCTGTTAAGACGAGAACCTTATGCAGTTGATATGATGAAGGTGATTGATGCCGCTATTGCCAATAAGGTTATCATAGAATTAAACGCTAATCCCTATCGCCTGGACATGGACTGGCGACTCTGGCGCAATGTCGCGGAACGTAATATTCTCTGTTCGATCAACCCAGATGCTCACAGCCGCGAACAACTCATGTTCTACAAAGCCGGCATCAATATAGCTCGAAAAGGCATGCTCACCAAAGAGCACATCCTTAATACACGGCCACTCACAGAAGTCACCCGCTATTTTAAAAAATTTATCGCGTAACAAATAATAAAAGGAAAAAGGCCGCGATATAGATATTATCTAATCGACCTTAATTCCCTTGCTATAATACGGAATGATCTATTTTATATTTTCCAAAACCTACAATCTATGAAAACACTAAAAACACTTGTACTCACCTTCACTTTCATTCCTTTCATTCTATGCCAATCTTTTGCGCTTGCTCCCCTACCGGGTGAAGATCCCCTTCCCTCATGGAATGATGGTGCTATAAAGGAAAAGATTATATACTTCGTACAATCGGTAACTGATCCTTCAAGCCCGGATTTCGTCCCCCCTCGTGAACGGGTCGCTGCATTAGACATGGATGGCACCATTGTTTGCGAACATCCCATTAACTTTCAACGCGCTATTGCCCTAGAGCGCCTACGCGAACTTGCAGCCCAAAACCCTTCTCTAGCAGAAGAGCAGCCCTACAAGGCAGCAGTGGAATTCGATGATGAATACCAGGCAAATTCCAATAATCACAACTATATCTTTTTGACTGCTTTCAAGGATTACCCGGTACATGAGTTTCACGAATATGCTAAAGATTACATGCTTCGCGAAAAACAGGCTCCATTTGACCGTAAGTTCAACGAGCTCTACTATCAACCGGGTGCCGAACTTGTGCAATATCTTCAAGACAATAACTTCCGTGTCTATATTTGCTCAACCACAGAAGAAAACTGCATCCGCGTGCTTTTAGAAGACTGTATGGGATTAGAGCACGTTGCTATTATAGGTAATGAAGTGGACTTAACCTTCTCGATCGTAGACGGCAAACCTCATTTCCGCATGCATGATACTTTTCGCCAACCAGAAAACCGCAAAGACTACAAATGCGTCTACATCCTGAATCAAATTGGTGAAGCCGGCCAAGCTCCTATATTTGCCTTTGGCAACAGTATGGGGGATTTCGGTATGCTTACCTTTGCAGGTGCTTCCCACCATAAAAACCTGGTCATGATTCTTGACCACGATGATCCGGATCGTGAACTCGAATATCACACAGAGGAACTGCTGGATCATGCCAAGAACAATGGCTGGGAAGTTATCAGCATGAAGCGTGACTTCAAAGAAGTTTTCCCATCCAGTTAGTCTATTCTTTTTCTAAAATTGAAGATCATTCATTACACACACAACGCATGAAAATTTGTTGCATAGGAGCTGGTTACGTTGGTGGGCCTACTATGGCCGTAATTGCCCACAAGTGCCCGAACATCCAAATCACCATCGTTGACATCAATGACGAAAAGATCAAAGCCTGGAACTCCGACAATCTACCGGTCTACGAGCCAGGCCTTAAAGAAATTGTGGAAGAATGCAGAGGCAAAAATCTGTTCTTCTCCACTGATATGGATAGTGCAATCCAAGAAGCAGACATCATCTTCATTAGCGTCAATACACCTACTAAAACATACGGCTATGGGGCGGGCAAATCTGCAGATTTACGTTTCGTAGAAAGCTGTGCGAGACGGATCGGCGAGGTTGCTCAATCGGATAAAATCATTGTAGAAAAGTCCACCCTTCCGGTTCGTACAGCAGAATCCATCCGCGACATATTAGAGGTTACGAGCAACAATTGCCAATTTCAGGTTCTCTCTAATCCTGAATTCCTTGCCGAGGGCACAGCCATTCAAGATTTAGAAAATCCGGATCGCGTTTTGATCGGTGGGGAGCAGACTCCTGAAGGCCTTCAAGCCATTGAAACACTTGTTTCCGTCTATGCCCACTGGGTTCCCCGAGAAAAAATCATCACAACAAACCTTTGGTCTTCCGAGCTTTCTAAGCTGACAGCCAATGCATTTCTGGCACAACGCATCTCTTCCATCAATGCCATTTCCTCGTTGTGCGAAGCAACGGACGCAGACATTACCGAAGTCGCTAAAGCGATTGGCTCTGACACCCGCATTGGCAATCGCTTTCTGAATAGCTCTGTAGGTTTCGGCGGATCCTGCTTTCAAAAAGATATCTTAAACCTCGTCTACCTGTGTGAAAGCTACGGCTTAAACGAAGTTGCTCGCTATTGGGAACAAGTTGTTTTGATGAATGACCACCAAAAGCACCGCTTCAGCCGTAAAATGGTAAGCACGCTCTTCAATACAATTGCTGATAAAAAAATCGCTATATTTGGCTTTGCATTTAAAAAGGATACTAATGACACCCGGGAGTCCCCTGCAATTGCGGTCTGCCAAGACCTCCTCGATGAACAAGCTGAACTAGCTATTTATGACCCAAAGGTTCAGGCTCACCAAATTTATAAAGATTTAAATATATCCGATCCTGAAGCTGAAGCAATCACGCTTTGCAATGATCCTTACGAAGCGGCTAAAGATGCCCATGCGATTGCGATTCTCACAGAATGGGATGCGTTTAAAGACTTAGATTACGCAAAAATCTATGCATCCATGAAAAAGCCCGCTTTCCTCTTTGATGGCCGAAATATTGTAGATCTAGAAGGGCTACGCGCAATCGGTTTTGACGCGTTTGGCATCGGTAAACCCAATCCTAAACGAAACAATATGATTGTGTCATGAAAACAACCATCGTCATTCCAGCACGGCTCGGCTCAACGCGGCTACCCAATAAAATATTAGCAGATATTAACGGCAAACCCATGCTGTGGCACGTTTGGCAAAAAGCCAGCCAAATTGCGGAAGTCGCCCATGTGTTTGTAGCGTGTGACAATCAGCAAGTCTTCGAGATGGTTGAAAGTTGGGGCGGAAAAGTTATTTTAACGGATCCTTCCTGCGTCTCTGGAACACATCGCGTGGCTACCATTATGAATCAGATCCCAGGCGAACTCATTATCATTTTACAAGCTGATGAGCCTCTCTTCGATCCGGAAATCATCCGCGAAATGATCCGCACGGCAAACAAAGCAGATGCGGATATCTATACCCCTATTTATACCATTGAAGATCCGGCAAAGGTGATGAATCCAAATGTCGTCAAAGTTGTCACAAGCAGTAATGGTAGAGCCCTCTATTTTTCTCGAAGCACCATACCTTATGTCAGAGATTGTCCGGTAAACGATTGGCCAAGCGCGTGCAAATTCCAAGGGCACATCGGCATCTACGGCTATCCCAGAAAAACATTGGAAAATTACAAGCACGTCCCCAATAGCTATCTAGAAAATGCCGAATGCCTCGAGCAATTAAGATTTTTAGAGGCCGGTTATTCGATACAGACCTTTCTAGTAAAGCACCAGTTTGCCGGAGTGGACACCGCAGCAGATTTATTAGTCGTGCAAAAACAATTTAAAGCACAGGAAACGGAGAAATTACACTATGTTACATGAGCCCATGCCCGTAGCGGAAAGAAGCCGACTCAACGCTGATCTGAGTAAGCCCAATGCTCACGATGTGCGTAATGCCGCTGATTCTATTATTGAAGCCGCAAAAAATATTTTTCGTCATGAAGCGCTGGCCATGGACGCCGTTGCTACACGATTAAACAAAAATTTCACACGCGCGCTAGAGGTTATCATTACCCACCCCGGAAAAATTATCATTTGCGGCGTGGGTAAGTCTGGCCACGTGGCTCAAAAAATGGCAGCAACCTTTTGCAGCACAGGAACACCCGCGATTGCCATGCACCCTGGAGAAGCTGTCCATGGGGATCTTGGTATATATCAACCAGGCGACCCTACAATATTGCTCTCCAAAAGTGGTAGTACCGCGGAAATGCTTCGTCTTATCCCAACCCTAAGGCAATTCAGGTCCCCTCTCATTTCGATTGTAGGGAACATGGATTCCCCGATTGCGCATCAATCTGATGTTGTTCTCGATGTCACCGTACAAAAGGAGGCGGATCCGCTGGGCATCGTCCCTACAACAAGTTGCTTGGTTTCGATGGCAATGGGAGACGCTTTAGCATCTTGCCTCATGTCTATTCGTAATTTTAATGAAAAGGACTTCGCAAGATTTCACCCTGCGGGTCAATTGGGAAGAAATTTATTACTCACAGTTGAGGATGTCATGCACAAAAAAATCGCAAAGGTGTTACCCGATGCAAGCTTGCGTGACGTTGTTATCGCTATGACAAATATTTCCCTTGGGGGCGCTTGTGTTATAGATGAATCCGATAAACTTCTAGGCATCGTAACGGATGGCGATATACGCCGAATCCTACAACAGGAAGAGGATGTCTTTAAACTTAAGGCAATCGATATTATGACAGCCAATCCCATGGTTGTCAGCCCGCACTTTACGCTAAACCAGGCCGTTAAAATCATGGAAGATCGCCCTTCCCAAATTTCTGTCCTTCCTGTCG from Verrucomicrobia bacterium CG1_02_43_26 includes:
- a CDS encoding UDP-glucose 6-dehydrogenase, with product MKICCIGAGYVGGPTMAVIAHKCPNIQITIVDINDEKIKAWNSDNLPVYEPGLKEIVEECRGKNLFFSTDMDSAIQEADIIFISVNTPTKTYGYGAGKSADLRFVESCARRIGEVAQSDKIIVEKSTLPVRTAESIRDILEVTSNNCQFQVLSNPEFLAEGTAIQDLENPDRVLIGGEQTPEGLQAIETLVSVYAHWVPREKIITTNLWSSELSKLTANAFLAQRISSINAISSLCEATDADITEVAKAIGSDTRIGNRFLNSSVGFGGSCFQKDILNLVYLCESYGLNEVARYWEQVVLMNDHQKHRFSRKMVSTLFNTIADKKIAIFGFAFKKDTNDTRESPAIAVCQDLLDEQAELAIYDPKVQAHQIYKDLNISDPEAEAITLCNDPYEAAKDAHAIAILTEWDAFKDLDYAKIYASMKKPAFLFDGRNIVDLEGLRAIGFDAFGIGKPNPKRNNMIVS
- a CDS encoding 3-deoxy-D-manno-octulosonate cytidylyltransferase; translation: MKTTIVIPARLGSTRLPNKILADINGKPMLWHVWQKASQIAEVAHVFVACDNQQVFEMVESWGGKVILTDPSCVSGTHRVATIMNQIPGELIIILQADEPLFDPEIIREMIRTANKADADIYTPIYTIEDPAKVMNPNVVKVVTSSNGRALYFSRSTIPYVRDCPVNDWPSACKFQGHIGIYGYPRKTLENYKHVPNSYLENAECLEQLRFLEAGYSIQTFLVKHQFAGVDTAADLLVVQKQFKAQETEKLHYVT
- a CDS encoding KpsF/GutQ family protein codes for the protein MDAVATRLNKNFTRALEVIITHPGKIIICGVGKSGHVAQKMAATFCSTGTPAIAMHPGEAVHGDLGIYQPGDPTILLSKSGSTAEMLRLIPTLRQFRSPLISIVGNMDSPIAHQSDVVLDVTVQKEADPLGIVPTTSCLVSMAMGDALASCLMSIRNFNEKDFARFHPAGQLGRNLLLTVEDVMHKKIAKVLPDASLRDVVIAMTNISLGGACVIDESDKLLGIVTDGDIRRILQQEEDVFKLKAIDIMTANPMVVSPHFTLNQAVKIMEDRPSQISVLPVVNSQNGRCLGLLRIHDIYQPELG